GGCATTAAAACCTTCGTGGGCGGTAACTGTACCGTAAGCTTAATGTTAATGGCTATCGGCGGTCTATTTGAAAAAGATTTGGTGGAATGGATTTCTGTGGCAACTTATCAAGCGGCTTCAGGTGCTGGCGCAAAAAATATGCGTGAATTACTTTCACAAATGGGTTTATTAGAACAAGCAGTTTCAAGTGAATTAAAAGACCCTGCTTCATCTATTTTAGATATTGAACGTAAAGTGACTGCAAAAATGCGTGCTGATAATTTCCCAACGGATAACTTTGGCGCGGCATTGGGCGGTAGCTTAATCCCTTGGATTGACAAACTTCTTCCTGAAACAGGGCAAACTAAAGAAGAATGGAAAGGTTATGCAGAAACCAACAAAATTTTAGGTTTAAGCGACAATCCAATTCCTGTTGATGGTTTATGTGTGCGTATCGGTGCATTACGTTGCCACAGCCAAGCGTTTACCATTAAATTGAAAAAAGACTTACCATTAGAAGAAATCGAACAAATTATTGCATCACATAATGAATGGGTAAAAGTAATTCCAAATGACAAAGAAACCACATTACGTGAATTAACGCCAGCGAAAGTAACAGGTACATTAAGCGTGCCAGTGGGGCGTTTACGTAAATTGGCTATGGGGCCTGAATATTTGGCAGCTTTTACCGTGGGTGACCAATTATTATGGGGTGCGGCAGAGCCAGTTCGCCGTATCTTAAAACAATTAGTGGCATAAATTTTACTTTCACTACAAAGGGCGTATTTACTACGCCCTTTTCATTAAAAAATTATGATCAGAGAACCTTATTTTCATCAATTTGCTCTTGCAGAATTATTGCCTTTTTTTGAGCAATTTCCTACCCAATATCTTTCTGGTAAACGAAATATAAAATTAGCTTATCGTCATTTGATTCAACCTGAAAGTGCGGTCAGAAAATTGATGATTTTAGTAAATGGTCGAGCAGAAAATATGCTGAAATGGTCAGAGCTCGCTTATGATTTTTATCATCAAGGTTATGATGTATTGCTATTTGATCATCGCGGTCAAGGCTATTCACAGCGTATTATTCCTCAAAAAGGGCATTTAGACGAATTTCGTTTCTATGTCGATGATATGGCGAAAATCATCGAAAAAGTAACCGCACTTTTCAGCTATTCAACGCAGCATTTGCTTGCTCATTCAATGGGCGCATTGATTGCAACCTATTATTTGGCAAATTATGATCATCACATTAATAAAGCGGTACTTTCTTCGCCCTTTTACGGTATTCTTTTAAAACATCCCATTAGAGATGAACTGATTATTGCCCTAATGAATATTTTAGGACAAGGCGAGCGTTATGTTTTTGGTAAAGGGCCTTATCAACAAGCCCACTTGGAATACAATGAATTAACTTTCTGTAAAACCAGAATGAAATGGATGAATCGTGTAAATCGTAAAAATCCAGCAATTAATCTTGGTGGGCCAACATTCCGTTGGGTACATTTGTGTTTGAACGCAATTAAACGCTTGCCGAAAGTTATTCCTAAGATTGAAATTCCAATCCTAATTTTACAAGCCGAAAAAGAAAAAATAGTAGATAACAACAATCTTGAAAAATTAACCGCACTTTTTCCGAATGCTAGATGTGAAGTCATATTAAATGCTAAACATGAGGTGTTATTTGAAAAAGATAATGTTCGAAGAAATGTACTTAAAAGTGTTAATCATTTTCTAAATGTGCAAAGTTGATACTAATCGTTATTTATTGATTTATATAATATTTTTCTTCAGCTTATAACATTTTTTCTTGAGAAATATCATAGTTTTTGATTTACAAAACCTCTACAATCAACCCTAACTATAAGTAGTTATGGTTGTTTTTTTATTATTTTATTGGAGTGGCTATGTCAAAAATGAAAAAAATAGTAACCGCACTTTGTTTAGTCGGTGTTGGTGCAACTGCCTTATTGGGTTCTCAGTGGATAATGCACAAAACGAGTACACCAGAGTTTTGTGCTAGTTGTCATTCAATGAGTTATCCACAACAGGAGTGGGAAGGTTCTAGCCATTTTGCTAATGCAAAAGGGGTTAGAGCACAATGTTCAGATTGTCATATTCCAAAAGAAGGTTGGCATTATGTCAAGGCTAAATTTATTGCTTTAAAAGACTTGTGGTATGAAGCACAAGGTAAGATTGAGAATAAAGAAAAATATGAAGCTCATCGTGCAGAAATGGCACAACGAGTGTGGAAGGATATGAAAGCCAATGATTCAGAAACCTGTCGTAGCTGTCACAGTTTTGATGCAATGGAGCTTTCAAAACAAACTAAATTAGCAAAACAAACTCATACGGAGGCGCAAACAAACGGTCAAACTTGTATTGATTGTCACAAGGGCATTGTTCACTTCCTACCTGAAGTGCATGGCGATCAAAATACACAAAAATCCTCTGCAGTACAAGGTGGTACTCTCTCTGATGGCTCAGCTATTTTTGCCACTGAAATGGTGAAAGCGACCAATGATAAAGGAAATGAGGTTCGCTTAATGCCTTATGCTGAATTAATGCAATGGAAAGTAAATGGTGATCAAATTCAAGGTACTTTACATGGTTGGCAACAAGTGGGGGCTGAAGCAGTTGTGTATCAAGAATTAGGTAAACGTATCACGCTTGCTTTAATGGACGAAGATGCACGTAATCATGTTCAAGTATTAAAAACAGTTCATGATGCAGTAACAGATTCTGATTGGAAAGAAATCAGTGTTGCGGTGAATGTAGCTAAAGAAAAAATGACATCAGATTTAACCACGCTTAATCAATACGGTAATCAGTTAAACCAAACTCAATGTAGTGGTTGTCACGCAGCAATTGGTGCAGATCATTACACGGCTAACCAATGGATTGGTGTGGTGAATTCTATGAAAGACCGTACATCAATGAAAAAAGATGAAGTACGTGCATTAACTATTTATCTGCAACGCAATGCCAAAGATATGGCAAAACAATAATGAATTAACTATCTAAAACGAGGCTGAAATGAAAAAGAATAACGTAAATGAACAACGTCGTGATTTTCTGAAAAAAACATCTTTAGGCGTGGCTGGTAGTGCCCTTTCTGGTGGTATGGTGGGCGTTGTATCAAAAAGTGCGGTAGCAAAAGAAGCTGAAATGAAAACGGTAGTGACTGCCGCTCACTGGGGATCTATTGGGGTTGTTGTACAAGATGGTAAGGTCGTGAAATCTGGTCCTGCTATTGAGCCTGCAGTGCCGAACGAATTGCAAACAGTTGTTGCCGATCAATTGTATAGCGAAGCTCGCGTGAAATATCCAATGGTGCGTAAAGGCTTTTTAGCTAATCCAGGAAAAAGCGATACTACAATGCGTGGTCGTGATGAATGGGTGCGCGTTTCTTGGGATGAAGCGTTAGATTTAGTACACAATCAGCTTAAACGTGTGCGTGACGAACATGGATCAACAGGTATTTTTGCTGGTTCTTATGGTTGGTTTAGTTGCGGTTCATTACATGCATCTCGTACGTTATTACAGCGTTACATGAACGCTACAGGTGGTTTTGTGGGACACAAAGGGGATTACTCTACGGGTGCTGCACAAGTAATTATGCCACATGTATTAGGCACGATTGAGGTGTACGAACAACAAACCAGCTGGGAATCCATATTAGAAAGTAGTGATATTATTGTGCTTTGGTCTGCAAATCCACTCACAACAATGCGTATTGCTTGGATGTCCACTGACCAAAAAGGGATTGAATATTTCAATAAATTCCAAGCGAGTGGTAAACGTATTATTTGTATCGACCCACAAAAAAGCGAAACTTGCCAAATGTTGAATGCAGAATGGATTCCAGTGAATACAGCAACGGATGTGCCATTAATGCTTGGTATTGCGCATACTTTAGTTGAACAAGGCAAGCACGATAAAGATTTCTTGAAAAAATATACGTCAGGTTACGCTAAATTCGAAGAATATTTATTAGGTAAAACTGATGGACAGCCAAAAACAGCGGAATGGGCGGCTAAAATTTGTGGTGTGCCAGCAGAAACCATTAAGCAACTTGCAGCTGATTTCTCCAGTAAACGTACCATGTTAATGGGTGGCTGGGGGATGCAACGCCAACGCCATGGTGAACAAACCCACTGGATGTTAGTAACCCTTGCATCTATGTTAGGACAAATTGGGTTACCGGGTGGCGGTTTTGGCTTGAGTTATCATTATTCAAATGGTGGGGTACCAACGGCGACAGGCGGTATTATCGGCTCAATTACGGCAAGTCCATCAGGCAAAGCGGGGGCAAAAACATGGTTGGATGATACGTCTAAATCCGCGTTCCCATTAGCGCGTATTGCTGATGTGTTACTCCATCCAGGCAAAAAGATTCAGTATAACGGTACTGAAATTACTTATCCTGACATCAAAGCGGTATATTGGGCAGGTGGTAACCCGTTTGTTCACCATCAAGATACCAATACCTTAGTGAAAGCTTTCCAGAAACCTGATGTAGTGATTGTCAATGAGGTGAACTGGACGCCAACTGCACGCATGGCAGATATTGTGTTACCAGCTACGACGAGTTATGAACGTAATGACTTAACCATGGCTGGCGACTACTCTATGATGAGTGTTTACCCGATGAAACAAGTGGTTCCACCACAATTTGAAGCAAAAAATGACTACGATATTTTCGTTGAGCTTGCTAAACGTGCCGGTGTGGAAGAACAATACACTGAAGGTAAAACTGAAATGGAGTGGCTGGAAGAATTCTATAATGCAGCCTTTAGTGCTGCACGTGCAAATCGTGTAGCAATGCCACGTTTTGACAAATTCTGGGCAGAAAATAAACCATTAAGTTTTGAGGCGGGTGAAGCTGCGAAGAAATGGGTGCGTTATGGTGAATTCCGTGAAGATCCATTGCTCAATCCGCTTGGCACACCGTCAGGTAAAATTGAAATTTTCTCTGATGTTGTTGAGAAAATGAATTATAACGATTGTAAGGGGCATCCTAGTTGGATGGAACCTGAAGAGTTTGCGGGTAATGTGACGGAAGAATATCCGTTAGCTTTAGTGACACCACATCCTTACTATCGTTTACACAGTCAATTGGCGCATACTTCATTACGTCAAAAATATGCGGTAAATGATCGTGAGCCAGTGATGGTTCACCCTGAAGATGCGGCTGCTCGTGGTATTAAAGACGGTGATATTGTTCGCATTCATAGCAAACGCGGTCAAGTGCTTGCAGGTGCAGTTGTAACAAAAAATATCATCAAAGGTACTGTCGCTCTCCATGAAGGCGCATGGTATGATCCAATGTACTTAGGTGAAAGTGAAAAACCATTATGTAAAAATGGTTGTGCAAATGTGTTAACTCGAGATGAAGGTACATCTAAATTGGCACAAGGCAATTCACCAAATACTTGTATCGTTCAGATTGAGAAATTTACAGGCGTAGCACCAGAAGTTACGGTATTTAAACAACCTAAACAGGTGGCGTAAAACTATTAAAAATATAACCGCACTTCAAAAAGTGCGGTTCTTTTTTTAATAATAGAACGAAGGGACCATTAACAGCACTAAATTCTAAACATGAGATGTTATTTGAGCAAGATGAATTAAGATGGGAAACAATATCTAAGATTTTAGTATTTTTGAATGATGAGTAGATTTTTATTCAATAATATATTTAATGTGTAGATAAAATATTCAAACAGGTGTGTTTTTCAAAAAATGGTTTGACATATTTTCTAAAAAACGTATTATACCGCTCACACTGATTGTGGTGAGATGGCCGAGCAGGCTGAAGGCGCTCCCCTGCTAAGGGAGTATGGGGTTAAAAAGCTCCATCGAGGGTTCGAATCCCTCTCTCACCGCCATTGTTTGTTTTATTTATTCTGCACCCGTAGCTCAGCTGGATAGAGTACTCGGCTACGAACCGAGCGGTCAGAGGTTCGAATCCTCTCGGGTGCGCCATTTTTAAAACGGCTCTATCTTATTAAAGTGGTTATGAATAGTTAAAGCATCATCTACGCACCCGTAGCTCAGCTGGATAGAGTACTCGGCTACGAACCGAGCGGTCAAAGGTTCGAATCCTTTCGGGTGCGCCATTTCTACATTGTTACTTTCATTAAAATATTCTTTACTATTCAATATATTTATTATATTTCTTTCTTGTATCTATTTAT
The nucleotide sequence above comes from Haemophilus influenzae. Encoded proteins:
- a CDS encoding alpha/beta fold hydrolase produces the protein MIREPYFHQFALAELLPFFEQFPTQYLSGKRNIKLAYRHLIQPESAVRKLMILVNGRAENMLKWSELAYDFYHQGYDVLLFDHRGQGYSQRIIPQKGHLDEFRFYVDDMAKIIEKVTALFSYSTQHLLAHSMGALIATYYLANYDHHINKAVLSSPFYGILLKHPIRDELIIALMNILGQGERYVFGKGPYQQAHLEYNELTFCKTRMKWMNRVNRKNPAINLGGPTFRWVHLCLNAIKRLPKVIPKIEIPILILQAEKEKIVDNNNLEKLTALFPNARCEVILNAKHEVLFEKDNVRRNVLKSVNHFLNVQS
- the asd gene encoding aspartate-semialdehyde dehydrogenase, encoding MKNVGFIGWRGMVGSVLMDRMSQENDFENLNPVFFTTSQAGQKAPVFGGKDAGDLKSAFDIEELKKLDIIVTCQGGDYTNEVYPKLKATGWDGYWVDAASALRMKDDAIIVLDPVNQHVISEGLKKGIKTFVGGNCTVSLMLMAIGGLFEKDLVEWISVATYQAASGAGAKNMRELLSQMGLLEQAVSSELKDPASSILDIERKVTAKMRADNFPTDNFGAALGGSLIPWIDKLLPETGQTKEEWKGYAETNKILGLSDNPIPVDGLCVRIGALRCHSQAFTIKLKKDLPLEEIEQIIASHNEWVKVIPNDKETTLRELTPAKVTGTLSVPVGRLRKLAMGPEYLAAFTVGDQLLWGAAEPVRRILKQLVA
- a CDS encoding NapC/NirT family cytochrome c → MSKMKKIVTALCLVGVGATALLGSQWIMHKTSTPEFCASCHSMSYPQQEWEGSSHFANAKGVRAQCSDCHIPKEGWHYVKAKFIALKDLWYEAQGKIENKEKYEAHRAEMAQRVWKDMKANDSETCRSCHSFDAMELSKQTKLAKQTHTEAQTNGQTCIDCHKGIVHFLPEVHGDQNTQKSSAVQGGTLSDGSAIFATEMVKATNDKGNEVRLMPYAELMQWKVNGDQIQGTLHGWQQVGAEAVVYQELGKRITLALMDEDARNHVQVLKTVHDAVTDSDWKEISVAVNVAKEKMTSDLTTLNQYGNQLNQTQCSGCHAAIGADHYTANQWIGVVNSMKDRTSMKKDEVRALTIYLQRNAKDMAKQ
- the torA gene encoding trimethylamine-N-oxide reductase TorA; this translates as MKKNNVNEQRRDFLKKTSLGVAGSALSGGMVGVVSKSAVAKEAEMKTVVTAAHWGSIGVVVQDGKVVKSGPAIEPAVPNELQTVVADQLYSEARVKYPMVRKGFLANPGKSDTTMRGRDEWVRVSWDEALDLVHNQLKRVRDEHGSTGIFAGSYGWFSCGSLHASRTLLQRYMNATGGFVGHKGDYSTGAAQVIMPHVLGTIEVYEQQTSWESILESSDIIVLWSANPLTTMRIAWMSTDQKGIEYFNKFQASGKRIICIDPQKSETCQMLNAEWIPVNTATDVPLMLGIAHTLVEQGKHDKDFLKKYTSGYAKFEEYLLGKTDGQPKTAEWAAKICGVPAETIKQLAADFSSKRTMLMGGWGMQRQRHGEQTHWMLVTLASMLGQIGLPGGGFGLSYHYSNGGVPTATGGIIGSITASPSGKAGAKTWLDDTSKSAFPLARIADVLLHPGKKIQYNGTEITYPDIKAVYWAGGNPFVHHQDTNTLVKAFQKPDVVIVNEVNWTPTARMADIVLPATTSYERNDLTMAGDYSMMSVYPMKQVVPPQFEAKNDYDIFVELAKRAGVEEQYTEGKTEMEWLEEFYNAAFSAARANRVAMPRFDKFWAENKPLSFEAGEAAKKWVRYGEFREDPLLNPLGTPSGKIEIFSDVVEKMNYNDCKGHPSWMEPEEFAGNVTEEYPLALVTPHPYYRLHSQLAHTSLRQKYAVNDREPVMVHPEDAAARGIKDGDIVRIHSKRGQVLAGAVVTKNIIKGTVALHEGAWYDPMYLGESEKPLCKNGCANVLTRDEGTSKLAQGNSPNTCIVQIEKFTGVAPEVTVFKQPKQVA